A genomic region of Gossypium hirsutum isolate 1008001.06 chromosome D01, Gossypium_hirsutum_v2.1, whole genome shotgun sequence contains the following coding sequences:
- the LOC107922465 gene encoding serine/threonine-protein phosphatase PP2A catalytic subunit: MPSQGDLDRQIEHLMECKPLSEAEVKALCEQARAILVEEWNVQPVKCPVTVCGDIHGQFYDLIELFRIGGNAPDTNYLFMGDYVDRGYYSVETVTLLVALKVRYRDRITILRGNHESRQITQVYGFYDECLRKYGNANVWKHFTDLFDYLPLTALIESQVFCLHGGLSPSLDTLDNVRALDRIQEVPHEGPMCDLLWSDPDDRCGWGISPRGAGYTFGQDIAAQFNHTNGLSLISRAHQLVMEGYNWCQEKNVVTVFSAPNYCYRCGNMAAILEIGENMDQNFLQFDPAPRQVEPDTTRKTPDYFL, from the exons ATGCCGTCTCAGGGAGATCTGGATCGTCAGATCGAGCACCTGATGGAGTGTAAGCCGCTGTCTGAGGCGGAGGTGAAGGCGTTATGCGAGCAGGCACGAGCAATACTAGTGGAGGAATGGAACGTACAGCCTGTGAAGTGTCCGGTAACGGTATGTGGAGATATTCATGGACAGTTTTACGATCTAATAGAGCTGTTTCGGATAGGAGGGAATGCGCCTGATACAAATTATCTCTTCATGGGAGATTATGTAG ATCGTGGGTACTACTCAGTTGAGACTGTCACACTCTTGGTGGCACTAAAAGTCCGTTATAGAGATAGAATCACAATCCTTAGAGGAAATCACGAGAGCCGTCAGATTACACAAGT GTATGGTTTTTATGATGAATGCTTGAGAAAATACGGAAATGCTAATGTATGGAAGCATTTTACAGATCTGTTTGATTATTTACCCCTCACAGCTCTTATTGAGAGTCAG GTCTTTTGTTTGCATGGAGGACTTTCACCATCGTTGGACACATTAGACAATGTTCGAGCATTGGATCGTATACAGGAG GTTCCTCATGAAGGACCAATGTGTGATCTCTTGTGGTCTGATCCTGATGACCGCTGTGGATGGGGTATATCTCCTCGTGGTGCTGGTTATACGTTCGGACAAGATATTGCAGCTCAGTTCAACCATACCAATGGTCTCAGTCTGATTTCAAGAGCCCATCAACTCGTCATGGAAGGATACAATTGGTGTCAG GAGAAGAATGTGGTGACTGTCTTCAGCGCCCCAAACTATTGTTACCGATGTGGGAACATGGCTGCAATTTTAGAGATTGGGGAGAATATGGACCAGAATTTTCTTCAGTTTGATCCGGCACCCCGGCAAGTTGAACCTGACACCACACGCAAGACTCctgattattttttataa